From Acidobacteriota bacterium, one genomic window encodes:
- a CDS encoding prolyl oligopeptidase family serine peptidase: MIWRLLKLALFCVVVGSTPAAWARHETGFLDRTVTFAGVEYRYEVYVPRDWTPQRRWPVMLALHGGGEYGTDGLLPTVGALAKAIRQHPNRFPAIVIFPHAHPGGLGWQGTNGEVAMKELDGALAEFHGDPARVYLTGYSAGGNGAWWLAYHYPHRFAAAVIISSFATAFRGKQSNIDYPQIAPTSAADPYAELARGVSPMPIWLVHGDEDKNVSVEESRHMYAALKAAGDDVHFTELPSVDHAAWDPAYQNPDIAVWLFMQRQR, encoded by the coding sequence TTGATCTGGCGTTTGCTCAAGCTCGCTCTGTTCTGCGTGGTCGTGGGCTCAACGCCAGCCGCGTGGGCGCGGCACGAGACCGGCTTCCTGGATCGGACCGTCACGTTCGCCGGCGTTGAATACCGCTACGAGGTCTATGTACCCCGCGACTGGACACCTCAGCGGCGCTGGCCGGTGATGTTGGCGCTGCACGGCGGAGGCGAATACGGGACCGACGGCTTGCTCCCCACGGTCGGCGCATTGGCCAAAGCCATTCGCCAGCACCCGAACCGCTTCCCAGCCATAGTCATCTTTCCGCACGCGCACCCCGGCGGCCTGGGCTGGCAGGGCACCAACGGAGAGGTGGCCATGAAAGAGTTGGATGGGGCTTTGGCAGAATTTCACGGCGATCCCGCTCGCGTCTACTTGACGGGCTATTCAGCGGGCGGCAATGGCGCGTGGTGGCTGGCCTATCATTACCCGCACCGGTTCGCCGCGGCGGTGATCATCTCTAGCTTTGCAACCGCGTTCCGCGGCAAGCAATCAAACATCGACTACCCCCAAATCGCACCGACATCAGCCGCGGATCCGTACGCCGAACTCGCCCGAGGCGTCTCCCCCATGCCGATCTGGCTGGTGCACGGCGACGAGGACAAGAACGTTTCGGTGGAGGAGTCCCGCCACATGTACGCGGCCCTGAAGGCGGCCGGTGACGACGTGCACTTTACCGAACTCCCCAGTGTCGACCACGCGGCCTGGGACCCCGCCTACCAGAACCCAGACATCGCAGTGTGGTTGTTCATGCAGCGGCAACGATGA
- a CDS encoding alpha-mannosidase has product MKTLFAISLLLGIPSCLLAQRGARTIPEIVKPLPASSQNTIERLGHFSELPAVEWRYHAGDLAHGEDPALNDSSWEEVKPRSKAPNDAVWYRRLIEVSKTLNGYDLTGARIWFQFRAGANGPVPEIIYFNGRRVALGDDLEPIVLFDQAKPGEKILVAVKLLHTIDSKTFSGVSTRIEFASGRPNPSDLRLEFISSAALVPSLSKDVTKDMATLNDAIGTVDIAALDSGDQSKFDASLTASHRKLEALRPLLQQATLHLTGNSHIDAAWLWPVSETVDVVKRTFSTALQLMNEYPNYTYTQSAAAYNEWIATKYPAMNEEIKKRIKEGRWEVVGGMWVEPDLNMPDGESQVRSLLLGKRFFQKEYGVDVRIGWNPDSFGYNWQLPQIYKRSGMDYFVTQKMQWNDTNQLPFKLFWWKSPDGSKVLTYFPHDYSNNNLNPVRLAGDLAMAREHSPGMEEMMDLYGIGDHGGGPTRVVLDEGDHWAQPGMVFPKMQFGTAQSYFSNIETKLSSNSPEWNYASIAKGYKPPTPEPGKIGIPTWDSEMYFEYHRGVMTSQAQHKRNMRESEEQTLNAEKYASLAWLTGKPYPNTELTDAWKKITFNDFHDLAAGSGIGIIYKEAQAEFDQVRLETGEISANSLHALAANIDTRAAGETPVLVFNPLAWPQTGVTTVSVQLPNASNDGIALLDEHNNILPSKVLSSDAKTGAYKVIVQVPDVPSLGYRVLHAVSGEKSFKSDLKASGTTMENDFLRVDVDPKTGCITSLYDKKTKFETLAKGACGNQLQTFKDTPKQYDAWNIDPGTYDHITPIDKADSVDLIEKGPMRAVIRVSRTWQSSKFVQDIQLYANADMVDVINDIDWHEQHVLLKAAFPLAASGPMATYEIPYGSIERTTTRNNSWEKAQFEVPALRWADLGDGHHGFSLLNEAKYGYDAEGNTLRLTLLRSPTWPDPVADQGHQHFSYALYPHAGSWKQALTERRGYQYNYELRAQQVVPHAGALPLEHSYASVAPENVVLTAVKKAEDDNGLIFRVFEWAGKAGEVTFTVPAGATAATETNLMEKPEGQPLTVSSNKVTANISPYQILTVRVDYPHN; this is encoded by the coding sequence ATGAAAACTCTCTTTGCCATTTCTCTCCTGTTGGGAATCCCGTCATGCCTTCTCGCGCAACGGGGAGCGCGCACGATCCCCGAGATCGTCAAGCCTCTGCCGGCTAGCTCGCAAAACACCATCGAGCGGCTCGGCCACTTCAGCGAACTTCCCGCCGTCGAGTGGCGCTATCATGCAGGCGACCTCGCCCACGGCGAAGATCCAGCGCTTAACGACTCGTCGTGGGAAGAGGTGAAGCCGCGCAGCAAGGCACCCAACGACGCAGTCTGGTACCGCCGACTCATCGAAGTTTCAAAGACGCTGAACGGTTACGACCTCACCGGAGCGCGCATCTGGTTCCAGTTTCGTGCCGGCGCCAACGGACCCGTACCTGAGATCATCTACTTCAACGGCCGCCGCGTTGCGCTTGGTGACGACCTCGAACCCATCGTTCTCTTCGATCAGGCCAAGCCCGGAGAGAAGATTCTGGTTGCAGTCAAGCTGCTTCACACGATCGACAGCAAGACCTTCTCCGGCGTCTCCACGCGCATCGAGTTCGCATCAGGCCGGCCCAACCCCTCCGACCTCCGCCTTGAGTTCATCTCCTCGGCCGCACTCGTTCCTTCGCTCTCAAAAGATGTGACGAAGGACATGGCAACACTCAACGATGCCATCGGTACGGTAGACATCGCCGCTCTCGACAGCGGCGACCAGTCAAAGTTCGATGCGTCGCTAACAGCGTCTCATCGGAAACTGGAAGCGCTGCGTCCGTTGTTGCAACAAGCCACGTTGCACCTCACCGGCAACTCGCACATCGACGCAGCATGGCTGTGGCCGGTCTCCGAGACCGTCGACGTCGTCAAGCGCACCTTCTCCACCGCGCTCCAGTTGATGAACGAATACCCCAACTACACCTACACGCAATCCGCTGCCGCCTACAACGAGTGGATCGCCACCAAGTACCCCGCGATGAACGAGGAGATCAAGAAGCGCATCAAGGAAGGGCGCTGGGAGGTCGTGGGCGGCATGTGGGTCGAGCCCGATCTCAACATGCCCGACGGCGAATCGCAGGTGCGCTCGCTGCTGCTCGGCAAGCGTTTCTTCCAGAAAGAGTATGGCGTTGATGTGCGCATCGGATGGAACCCCGACTCCTTCGGCTACAACTGGCAGCTTCCGCAGATCTACAAGCGCTCCGGCATGGACTACTTCGTCACGCAGAAGATGCAGTGGAACGACACCAACCAGCTCCCCTTCAAGCTCTTCTGGTGGAAGTCGCCGGACGGCTCCAAAGTGCTTACGTATTTTCCGCATGACTACTCGAACAACAATCTGAACCCGGTTCGGCTCGCAGGCGATCTGGCGATGGCGCGTGAGCACTCACCCGGCATGGAAGAGATGATGGATCTCTACGGCATCGGCGACCACGGCGGCGGCCCCACGCGCGTCGTCCTCGACGAGGGCGACCACTGGGCGCAGCCTGGCATGGTCTTTCCGAAGATGCAGTTTGGCACGGCGCAGAGCTACTTCAGCAACATCGAGACGAAGCTCTCCTCCAACTCGCCCGAGTGGAACTATGCCTCCATTGCGAAGGGCTACAAGCCGCCAACGCCGGAGCCCGGCAAGATCGGCATTCCTACGTGGGACTCCGAGATGTACTTCGAGTATCACCGCGGCGTGATGACCTCGCAGGCACAGCACAAGCGCAACATGCGCGAGAGCGAAGAGCAGACCCTCAACGCGGAGAAGTACGCGTCGCTCGCGTGGCTTACCGGCAAGCCGTATCCCAACACCGAGTTAACCGACGCGTGGAAGAAGATCACCTTCAACGACTTTCACGATCTCGCCGCAGGCTCCGGCATCGGCATCATCTACAAAGAGGCGCAGGCGGAGTTCGACCAGGTGCGCCTCGAAACCGGCGAGATATCCGCAAACTCCCTCCATGCGCTCGCTGCAAACATCGACACCCGCGCCGCTGGTGAGACTCCGGTCCTCGTCTTCAATCCGCTCGCATGGCCGCAGACCGGCGTCACCACCGTCTCCGTGCAACTGCCAAACGCATCGAACGACGGCATCGCTCTTCTCGACGAGCACAACAACATATTGCCGTCGAAGGTACTCTCCAGCGACGCGAAGACCGGAGCCTACAAGGTGATCGTCCAGGTGCCCGACGTTCCCTCACTCGGCTACCGCGTATTGCACGCTGTCTCCGGCGAAAAATCATTCAAGAGTGATCTCAAAGCCAGCGGCACAACGATGGAGAACGACTTCCTCCGCGTCGACGTCGATCCGAAGACTGGCTGCATCACCAGCCTCTACGACAAAAAGACGAAGTTTGAAACTCTCGCCAAAGGCGCCTGCGGAAATCAGCTACAGACCTTCAAGGACACACCGAAGCAGTACGACGCCTGGAACATCGACCCCGGCACCTACGACCACATAACCCCGATCGACAAGGCCGACTCCGTCGATCTCATCGAAAAGGGCCCTATGCGCGCCGTTATCCGCGTCTCGCGCACCTGGCAGTCGTCGAAGTTCGTGCAGGATATTCAGCTCTATGCCAATGCCGACATGGTTGACGTCATCAACGACATCGACTGGCACGAGCAACACGTCCTGCTCAAGGCGGCTTTCCCGCTCGCCGCTTCAGGCCCCATGGCCACCTACGAGATTCCCTACGGCTCGATCGAGCGCACGACCACGCGCAACAACTCCTGGGAGAAGGCGCAGTTTGAAGTCCCCGCGCTTCGCTGGGCCGACCTGGGCGACGGGCACCATGGTTTCAGTCTGCTGAACGAAGCCAAGTATGGTTACGATGCGGAAGGCAATACATTGCGTCTCACACTACTGCGCTCTCCTACGTGGCCCGATCCCGTCGCCGATCAAGGCCACCAGCACTTCAGCTACGCTCTCTATCCGCACGCCGGAAGCTGGAAGCAGGCCCTCACCGAGCGCCGCGGCTACCAGTACAACTACGAGCTACGCGCGCAGCAGGTAGTGCCACACGCCGGAGCGCTCCCGCTCGAGCACTCCTACGCCTCGGTCGCGCCCGAGAACGTCGTCCTCACCGCCGTCAAAAAGGCTGAGGACGACAACGGGTTGATCTTCCGTGTCTTTGAGTGGGCTGGCAAGGCAGGCGAGGTCACCTTCACTGTTCCCGCAGGTGCAACTGCGGCCACCGAAACCAACCTGATGGAAAAACCAGAAGGCCAACCCCTCACGGTCAGCAGCAACAAAGTAACCGCCAACATCAGCCCCTACCAAATTCTCACCGTAAGGGTCGACTATCCACACAACTAA
- a CDS encoding HEAT repeat domain-containing protein, whose product MNKHLAIALALSVSAVAYSAQQPRVSETQFSTEPAGAGLSATVTRFQHSTQQLWIGYEVSSLPRHNSSSCSGSDGSYDDGCCGEYRLEGPGVSVDSGNQSTAPGKSYVLLRLDNGAITKIRPVNAGCRLNAGGVAFTWLTGVQPEDSIRYLAQLASQQSNENRVIDGALAALAMHLSPTATSELASLATSSGTPRLREKAAFWLGAERGHDGLLALQKLLKTEQDPKLREKLAFDISINKDPAATDELLALAQGDSNPGVRGQAIFWLAQKAGKKATAAITNAIENDPEQQVKKKAVFALSQLPKDEGIPQLIHVADTNSNPAVRKDAFFWLGQSHDPRALAYLESVLKR is encoded by the coding sequence GTGAACAAGCATCTCGCGATTGCTTTAGCCCTTAGTGTGTCTGCTGTCGCCTATTCGGCGCAGCAGCCGCGAGTCTCCGAAACGCAGTTCAGCACTGAGCCCGCTGGCGCAGGACTGTCCGCGACGGTGACGCGATTTCAGCACTCAACCCAGCAGCTATGGATTGGATATGAGGTTTCATCTCTACCGCGACACAATTCGTCTTCGTGTTCTGGTTCGGACGGATCGTATGACGATGGATGCTGCGGTGAGTATCGACTCGAAGGACCAGGAGTCAGCGTAGACAGCGGCAACCAGAGCACGGCGCCCGGCAAGAGCTATGTTCTGCTGCGCCTCGACAACGGGGCGATCACAAAGATTCGCCCGGTGAATGCCGGCTGCCGCCTCAATGCAGGTGGCGTAGCCTTCACCTGGCTCACAGGCGTTCAGCCCGAAGACAGCATCCGCTATCTCGCCCAGCTTGCTTCGCAGCAGTCGAATGAGAACCGCGTTATCGACGGTGCGCTGGCTGCGCTTGCAATGCACCTGAGCCCCACAGCGACCAGCGAGCTCGCTTCATTAGCGACGTCATCGGGCACGCCACGTCTCCGCGAAAAAGCCGCGTTCTGGCTAGGCGCTGAGCGCGGACACGATGGCCTGCTCGCCTTGCAGAAGCTGCTCAAAACGGAACAGGACCCAAAGCTCCGCGAGAAGCTGGCCTTCGATATCTCCATCAACAAAGATCCCGCGGCAACCGATGAACTTCTCGCTCTTGCACAGGGCGACTCGAATCCTGGAGTTCGCGGGCAGGCCATCTTCTGGCTCGCGCAGAAGGCGGGAAAGAAGGCGACGGCGGCCATTACCAATGCCATCGAAAACGACCCCGAGCAGCAGGTCAAGAAGAAGGCCGTCTTCGCGCTCAGCCAGCTTCCAAAAGACGAAGGCATTCCTCAACTGATTCATGTGGCAGACACAAACAGCAACCCTGCCGTTCGCAAGGACGCCTTCTTCTGGCTCGGCCAGTCACACGACCCGCGCGCGCTCGCCTATCTGGAGTCTGTGCTCAAACGCTGA
- a CDS encoding HEAT repeat domain-containing protein codes for MKAKFFFPAALFASVLIAPAVVHALQPVTLELMANPAEVSAADERDKAYADGTRAINEARWADAATIFSKIATQRGDRADAAMYWKAYAENKEGQSARAIETCTSLGQTFAKSRYLSDCDALRVEIQGPSVHVDVLPIPPIPPIPPMNIDVRSRIDAARTIRGWRDDATPANPEEDIKLLALQAVMQQDEARALPAIQQILNGNGSDRLKERALFVLAQSKSPQAQQTLGQIARGQSNPALQVKAIRMYAAVGGKNAVDTLADIYQHTSDANVKRTILQSYLMTGSSDKLLAAARGEQNPELVKSAVRSLGAMRATSDLSTLYTEAKDQQVKLDIINSLVASGPKGAEALKSIATSEQNPNLRSRAIRNLGVSGGASAAPTLVAAYQGSADAESKRAALDGLFISGNAHELVTLARAEKDPALRQIIVSKLSVMRSKEATDYMMEILNK; via the coding sequence ATGAAAGCCAAATTCTTCTTCCCGGCAGCCTTGTTTGCATCTGTCTTGATTGCGCCCGCAGTGGTCCATGCTCTCCAGCCAGTCACACTGGAGCTGATGGCTAATCCCGCTGAGGTATCGGCAGCGGATGAGCGCGATAAGGCGTATGCCGACGGTACGCGCGCCATCAACGAAGCGCGCTGGGCCGACGCCGCAACCATCTTTTCGAAGATCGCCACACAGCGTGGTGACCGTGCCGACGCCGCAATGTACTGGAAGGCCTATGCCGAGAACAAAGAGGGCCAGTCTGCTCGCGCGATCGAGACCTGCACCTCTCTTGGGCAGACATTCGCAAAGAGCCGCTACCTCAGCGATTGCGATGCCCTGCGCGTTGAGATTCAAGGGCCATCGGTTCACGTCGATGTCCTTCCAATTCCGCCGATCCCTCCAATCCCGCCCATGAATATCGACGTGCGAAGCCGCATCGACGCCGCGCGAACTATTCGGGGGTGGCGCGATGACGCGACACCTGCCAATCCTGAAGAAGATATAAAGCTTCTCGCACTGCAGGCAGTCATGCAGCAGGACGAAGCTCGCGCCCTGCCGGCGATTCAGCAGATTCTCAACGGCAACGGTTCAGACAGGCTGAAGGAACGCGCGCTCTTTGTGCTGGCGCAGAGCAAATCTCCCCAGGCACAGCAGACCCTTGGCCAGATAGCGCGTGGACAAAGCAATCCGGCGCTCCAGGTGAAAGCTATCAGGATGTATGCAGCGGTCGGAGGAAAGAACGCAGTCGATACGCTGGCCGATATCTATCAGCACACCTCCGATGCGAACGTGAAGCGTACCATTCTCCAGTCGTATCTGATGACTGGCTCATCCGACAAGCTGCTCGCAGCGGCGCGTGGGGAGCAGAATCCCGAGTTGGTGAAGTCCGCCGTCCGCTCGCTTGGAGCCATGCGCGCAACCTCTGATCTTTCGACTCTCTACACCGAGGCGAAAGACCAGCAGGTCAAGCTCGACATCATCAACTCTCTTGTTGCTTCAGGCCCCAAGGGTGCGGAGGCACTCAAGTCCATCGCTACCAGCGAGCAGAATCCCAATCTTCGCAGCAGGGCCATTCGCAACCTCGGCGTCAGCGGAGGAGCTTCGGCTGCGCCTACTCTCGTTGCGGCATACCAGGGAAGCGCGGACGCGGAATCGAAGCGGGCCGCTCTCGACGGGCTCTTTATCTCCGGCAACGCGCATGAGCTTGTCACCCTGGCGCGCGCCGAGAAGGACCCCGCGCTCAGGCAGATCATCGTCTCCAAGCTCAGCGTCATGCGCAGCAAGGAAGCCACCGATTACATGATGGAGATCCTCAACAAGTAG
- a CDS encoding sigma-70 family RNA polymerase sigma factor: MERSDDQIVRAVLAGDKDAYGALVIRHSHSVFRAAFRITGDEADADEVVQEAFMRGYQRLESFESRSGFGTWIYRIAVNCALNMVNKRKSGTNYQIAEDADPSLQQVQVADHSAGPERTLLSREIEALQATAMRGLTATERTAFILRHMEDRSTTEIAAALSIAPNAAKQAVFRAVQKLRRSLAPLRVTP; this comes from the coding sequence ATGGAACGGAGCGACGACCAGATCGTCCGGGCAGTACTTGCCGGAGACAAGGACGCCTACGGCGCGCTCGTCATTCGCCATTCGCATAGCGTCTTTCGCGCCGCCTTCCGTATTACCGGCGACGAGGCCGACGCCGACGAGGTGGTTCAGGAGGCTTTCATGCGCGGCTATCAACGATTGGAGAGCTTCGAGTCGCGCTCCGGATTCGGAACCTGGATCTACCGTATCGCCGTCAACTGTGCACTCAATATGGTCAACAAACGCAAATCCGGAACCAACTACCAGATCGCTGAAGATGCCGATCCTTCGCTGCAGCAGGTTCAGGTTGCCGACCACTCCGCCGGGCCCGAGCGCACCCTGCTAAGTCGCGAGATCGAGGCGCTTCAGGCCACCGCCATGCGCGGGTTGACCGCCACCGAGCGCACCGCCTTCATCCTGCGCCACATGGAGGACCGCTCGACGACAGAGATTGCCGCAGCCCTCAGTATTGCCCCTAACGCTGCTAAACAGGCTGTCTTTCGCGCCGTGCAGAAGCTTCGCCGCAGTCTCGCTCCACTTCGGGTGACTCCATGA
- a CDS encoding translocated intimin receptor Tir encodes MGVAGKTKAVVTDSHFLVPFFVLVAGIVLLVWLH; translated from the coding sequence ATGGGTGTTGCAGGAAAGACCAAAGCTGTAGTGACAGATAGCCACTTTCTGGTGCCGTTTTTTGTGCTGGTGGCCGGCATTGTGCTGCTGGTATGGCTTCACTAG
- a CDS encoding EamA family transporter translates to MAGVAEKVKKQGLSLHGLGVICGLTAGVWLGAAEAPTKLVNTGLSPFAVSLCMVAGVFTARWTFPTLLKGTGYVFADLMEKKHLIVWALLAGALWAVANTLTVFAIRDVGLAVAFPLWNANSLIGLFWGRVLFKELQGANAGNISKVVLGAVAIVIAAVMLGFSTIHGGSAASSHAVRGILAAIGASFMWGTMYVPYRKAYISGMNPLSFVTAFTVGELGTVLALTLALDGGIHSPSFDLFHHRGLVFWLFLGGFVWVIGDLFQQFAAKYLGIGRGIPLSNTNQLWGLAWGALVFGELAGADSRHRLLVLGGSLVMILGALAIGTAVASAREQTSNNEAVLRECDRYGLDYNRTLAAQAGDEFGDRDEKRRWWDYAIVAAATGVFLWLGLSATVPPLYMNMAWVGVLGVVLIVSLAVGGWCLWRRTRFS, encoded by the coding sequence ATGGCAGGCGTGGCCGAGAAAGTAAAGAAGCAGGGATTATCGCTGCATGGCTTAGGTGTGATCTGCGGCCTGACCGCAGGGGTGTGGCTGGGCGCGGCGGAGGCCCCTACCAAGCTGGTGAACACGGGGCTGTCTCCGTTTGCCGTGTCGCTCTGCATGGTCGCCGGGGTCTTTACGGCACGATGGACGTTTCCGACGCTGCTCAAGGGCACGGGCTACGTCTTTGCCGACCTGATGGAGAAGAAACACCTGATCGTATGGGCGCTGCTCGCCGGGGCCCTGTGGGCGGTCGCCAATACGCTGACCGTCTTTGCCATCCGCGATGTGGGCCTGGCCGTCGCCTTCCCGCTGTGGAACGCCAACTCGTTGATTGGACTGTTCTGGGGGCGTGTGCTTTTCAAGGAGCTTCAGGGCGCGAACGCGGGAAACATCAGCAAGGTGGTGCTGGGCGCCGTGGCAATCGTCATCGCCGCTGTGATGCTCGGCTTCAGCACGATCCATGGCGGAAGCGCCGCATCCTCCCATGCAGTACGAGGGATTCTTGCCGCGATCGGAGCGAGCTTTATGTGGGGGACGATGTATGTTCCTTACCGCAAGGCGTATATCAGCGGGATGAACCCGCTCTCGTTTGTCACCGCTTTCACGGTAGGCGAGCTTGGGACCGTACTCGCCCTGACGCTGGCGCTGGACGGTGGAATTCATTCGCCATCGTTCGACCTCTTCCACCATCGCGGGCTGGTCTTCTGGCTCTTCCTGGGCGGCTTTGTCTGGGTCATCGGCGACCTCTTCCAGCAGTTCGCGGCAAAGTATCTCGGCATTGGCCGCGGCATTCCGCTGTCGAATACGAACCAGCTCTGGGGGCTGGCGTGGGGGGCGCTGGTCTTCGGCGAACTGGCCGGAGCAGACTCAAGACACCGACTGCTGGTGCTAGGAGGCTCGCTCGTCATGATTCTGGGAGCACTTGCGATTGGGACGGCCGTGGCCTCGGCGCGCGAACAGACCTCCAACAACGAAGCCGTTCTGCGCGAGTGCGACCGCTATGGCCTGGATTACAACCGCACACTGGCAGCACAGGCGGGGGACGAGTTCGGCGACCGCGACGAAAAGCGGCGCTGGTGGGACTATGCCATCGTTGCAGCGGCTACCGGAGTCTTCCTGTGGCTTGGTCTCAGCGCCACCGTTCCGCCGCTATATATGAATATGGCGTGGGTTGGAGTGCTGGGGGTGGTACTAATTGTCAGCCTCGCCGTTGGCGGATGGTGTCTGTGGCGCAGGACGCGATTCAGTTGA
- a CDS encoding LacI family DNA-binding transcriptional regulator, whose protein sequence is MAVRLKDIARDLGVSVVTVSKVLRGNKDIGDETRKRVLKRMKELNYQPNMLARGLASGKTYTVGLVVPDLVHPFFAEFAKSLSAVLRTSNRALILASSEEDPEVERQEIRTLLRRGIDVLLIASCQPSLRNFYELGDERTPYLLFDRNFPHLAAHFVGSNDILVGEMATNHLIGLGRKRIAHIASQNTSPAYDRLRGYRNALAEARLPAPENYVVLCNRLEETGDMTATKAMRQLLELPEPPDAVFCYNDLTAIGAIEATLEAGLRVPEDIAFIGCGNMRYNDYLKVPLSSIDHGTAELGRIAGELALELVANPEQPPKSILVPPTLVERASTVGSANPA, encoded by the coding sequence ATGGCTGTAAGACTTAAAGACATTGCGCGCGACCTCGGCGTCTCGGTCGTTACCGTCTCAAAGGTGTTGCGCGGCAACAAAGACATCGGCGACGAAACCCGCAAGCGCGTGCTGAAGCGCATGAAGGAACTCAACTATCAGCCCAATATGCTGGCCCGGGGATTGGCTAGCGGCAAGACATACACCGTCGGGCTCGTGGTGCCGGACCTGGTTCACCCCTTCTTCGCGGAGTTCGCCAAGTCGCTGAGCGCCGTCCTGCGAACGAGCAATCGCGCCCTAATCCTGGCTTCGTCTGAAGAAGACCCCGAAGTGGAACGGCAGGAGATCCGGACGCTGCTGCGGCGCGGGATCGATGTTCTGCTGATTGCATCCTGCCAACCCAGCCTGCGCAACTTCTATGAGCTTGGCGACGAGCGCACACCATATCTCCTCTTCGACCGTAACTTCCCTCACCTGGCGGCGCACTTTGTGGGGTCGAACGACATCCTTGTGGGCGAGATGGCGACGAACCACCTGATCGGGCTCGGCCGTAAGCGCATCGCGCACATCGCCAGCCAGAACACCAGCCCCGCCTACGACCGCCTGCGCGGCTACCGCAACGCGCTGGCCGAAGCCAGGCTGCCTGCGCCAGAGAACTATGTCGTGTTGTGCAACCGGCTGGAAGAGACTGGCGACATGACGGCCACCAAGGCCATGCGGCAGCTGCTGGAACTTCCCGAGCCTCCGGATGCCGTCTTCTGCTACAACGACCTGACCGCGATTGGCGCCATTGAAGCCACACTGGAAGCTGGGCTTCGCGTGCCGGAAGATATCGCCTTCATCGGGTGCGGCAACATGCGCTACAACGACTATCTGAAGGTGCCGCTCTCTTCCATCGATCACGGCACCGCTGAACTCGGACGCATCGCGGGTGAGCTGGCCCTCGAGCTGGTAGCCAACCCTGAGCAGCCTCCGAAGAGTATTCTGGTTCCCCCAACCCTGGTGGAGCGTGCCTCGACCGTGGGTTCTGCAAATCCTGCCTGA